In Gossypium raimondii isolate GPD5lz chromosome 12, ASM2569854v1, whole genome shotgun sequence, a single window of DNA contains:
- the LOC105764013 gene encoding ABC transporter B family member 4, which produces MATENGFNGDTNLHKACTSKSQETSKGDEKTNTVPFHKLFVFADSTDILLMIVGTVGAVGNGLCMPLMTILFGDLVNAFGQNQSNNQVVHVVSKVSLKFVYLAVGAGVAAFLQVSCWMVTGERQAARIRGLYLKTILRQDIAFFDVETNTGEVVGRMSGDTVLIQDAMGEKVGKVLQLLSTFFGGFIIAFVKGWLLTLVMLSSIPLLVISGATMAVIISKMATRGQTAYAQAATVVEQTIGSIRTVASFTGEKQAISNYNKLLATAYKSGVHEGTAAGLGLGVVLLIIFCSYSLAVWFGGKMILEKGYTGGEVVNVIIAVLTGSMSLGQASPCMSAFAAGQAAAFKMFKTINRKPEIDPYDMSGKVLEDIHGDVELRDVYFSYPARPEEQIFSGFSLSIPCGTTAALVGESGSGKSTVISLIERFYDPLAGEVLIDGINLKDFQLRWIRGKIGLVSQEPVLFTSSIKDNIAYGKEDATIEEIQAAAELANAAKFIDKLPQGLDTMVGEHGTQLSGGQKQRVAIARAILKDPRILLLDEATSALDAESERVVQEALDRIMGNRTTVIVAHRLSTVRNANTIAVIHRGKMVEKGSHSELLKDPEGAYSQLIRLQEVNKESEQVADVSEVTPESFRQSSLRRSMKRSISRGSSIGDSSHHSFSVAFGLPTGMNVNDSSTVDTEDPSKQPLKQPLEVPIRRLAYLNKPEIPVLLLGTIAAVANGVILPIYGLLLSHVIETFFKPPDELKKDTRFWALIFMALGLASLLASPARTYFFSIAGCKLIQKIRLMCFSKVVHMEVGWFDEPDNSSGSIGARLSVDAASIRGLVGDALAQMVSNLASAIAGLVIAFVASWQLALIMLGLVPLIGFTGYFQANFMKGFSADAKMMYEDASQVANDAVGSIRTVASFCAEEKMMQLYSKKCEGPLQTGIKQGLISGSGFGLSFFLMFSVYATNFYAGAQLVKHGHVKFSDVFQVFFGLTMATIGITQSSSFAPDSSKAKSAAASIFAIIDRESKIDLSDESGTTLENVKAEIELHHVSFKYPLRPDIQIFQDLSLSIHAGKTVALVGESGSGKSTVISLLQRFYDPDSGHITLDGVEIRTLQLKWLRQQMGLVSQEPVLFNETIRANIAYGKGGNATEAEILAASELANAHKFISSLQQGYDTVVGERGVQLSGGQKQRVAIARAIVKSPKILLLDEATSALDAESERVVQDALDRIMVNRTTVVVAHRLSTIKNADVIAVVKNGVIVEKGKHDTLINIKDGLYASLVALHMSASAS; this is translated from the exons ATGGCTACTGAGAATGGCTTTAATGGTGATACCAACTTGCACAAGGCCTGCACATCAAAAAGCCAGGAAACCAGCAAAGGAGATGAGAAAACCAACACTGTTCCGTTTCACAAATTGTTTGTGTTCGCAGATTCAACCGATATCTTGTTAATGATCGTTGGTACAGTCGGTGCGGTCGGGAACGGTTTATGTATGCCCCTTATGACAATCTTATTCGGAGATCTTGTTAACGCTTTTGGACAAAACCAGAGTAATAACCAAGTGGTTCATGTGGTCTCAAAG GTTTCTTTGAAATTTGTCTACCTCGCGGTTGGGGCCGGGGTGGCGGCGTTTCTCC AGGTGAGTTGCTGGATGGTCACAGGTGAGAGACAAGCTGCTCGAATAAGGGGCTTGTACTTGAAAACCATATTGAGACAAGATATTGCTTTCTTTGATGTTGAAACAAACACGGGAGAGGTCGTTGGACGTATGTCTGGTGACACAGTCCTCATACAAGATGCCATGGGAGAAAAG gttGGGAAGGTTTTACAATTGCTGTCCACATTCTTTGGAGGTTTCATTATAGCATTTGTCAAGGGATGGCTTCTAACTCTTGTCATGTTGTCATCTATCCCTCTCCTTGTAATATCTGGTGCAACGATGGCTGTCATTATATCTAAGATGGCAACTCGTGGACAAACTGCTTATGCTCAAGCTGCCACCGTTGTTGAACAGACAATTGGTTCAATTAGAACC GTTGCATCATTTACTGGTGAGAAGCAAGCCATAAGCAATTACAACAAACTTCTTGCTACGGCTTATAAATCAGGTGTTCATGAGGGAACTGCTGCTGGACTCGGTCTCGGTGTAGTCTTGTTGATCATATTCTGCAGTTATTCTTTGGCTGTATGGTTTGGTGGGAAGATGATTTTGGAGAAAGGGTACACTGGTGGTGAAGTAGTTAATGTGATTATCGCTGTATTGACCGGTTCAAT GTCCCTGGGGCAGGCATCGCCATGCATGAGTGCATTTGCTGCTGGTCAAGCTGCGGCATTTAAGATGTTCAAGACCATCAATAGGAAGCCTGAGATCGACCCATACGATATGAGTGGGAAAGTGTTGGAGGACATTCACGGGGATGTGGAATTGAGGGATGTTTATTTCAGTTATCCAGCCAGGCCAGAAGAGCAAATTTTCAGTGGATTCTCTCTTTCTATTCCATGTGGTACAACAGCTGCTTTAGTTGGAGAAAGTGGAAGTGGGAAATCAACTGTAATTAGTCTTATAGAAAGGTTTTATGATCCACTAGCCGGTGAAGTGCTTATCGATGGCATTAACCTCAAAGATTTCCAACTTAGATGGATCAGGGGTAAGATTGGCCTTGTTAGCCAAGAACCTGTGTTGTTTACATCAAGCATTAAGGATAATATTGCATATGGAAAAGAAGATGCAACCATAGAAGAGATACAAGCCGCGGCTGAACTTGCAAATGCTGCTAAGTTCATCGATAAACTACCTCAG GGGCTAGATACCATGGTTGGAGAGCATGGGACTCAGCTTTCTGGTGGACAGAAGCAGAGAGTTGCAATAGCAAGAGCAATTCTAAAGGACCCTCGGATTTTGCTTTTAGACGAAGCTACAAGTGCATTAGATGCAGAATCTGAAAGAGTGGTACAAGAGGCATTGGACCGCATAATGGGCAATAGGACTACGGTCATCGTTGCTCATCGTTTGAGTACCGTGAGAAATGCAAATACAATTGCCGTAATTCATCGAGGAAAGATGGTTGAAAAAG GGTCACATTCAGAACTACTCAAAGATCCCGAGGGAGCGTACTCTCAGCTTATTCGGTTACAAGAAGTAAATAAAGAGTCAGAACAAGTAGCAGATGTATCAGAAGTTACCCCAGAATCATTTAGACAGTCAAGCCTGAGAAGATCAATGAAGCGATCAATCAGTAGGGGATCATCTATCGGAGATAGCAGCCACCATTCTTTCTCTGTAGCCTTCGGTTTGCCTACTGGAATGAATGTCAATGATTCTTCAACAGTAGATACCGAAGACCCTTCCAAACAGCCATTAAAGCAGCCTCTAGAGGTTCCTATCCGTCGGCTAGCTTACCTCAACAAGCCAGAGATTCCTGTTCTCCTACTTGGAACTATAGCCGCTGTTGCCAATGGTGTCATACTGCCAATTTATGGTCTGCTGCTTTCCCATGTGATTGAAACATTCTTTAAACCACCTGATGAGTTGAAAAAGGATACGAGATTCTGGGCACTGATATTTATGGCCCTTGGCCTGGCATCATTATTGGCATCTCCAGCACGAACATACTTTTTCTCCATTGCTGGATGTAAACTAATCCAAAAAATCAGATTAATGTGTTTTTCGAAGGTGGTTCACATGGAAGTTGGTTGGTTTGATGAACCAGATAATTCCAGTGGTTCAATCGGTGCAAGGCTCTCGGTTGATGCAGCCTCAATACGTGGCCTAGTTGGAGATGCACTAGCTCAGATGGTATCAAACCTTGCATCTGCCATTGCTGGTTTGGTCATTGCTTTTGTTGCAAGTTGGCAATTGGCTCTTATAATGCTAGGACTAGTCCCTTTGATAGGATTCACTGGATATTTTCAAGCAAATTTCATGAAGGGATTTAGTGCAGATGCAAAG ATGATGTATGAAGACGCAAGCCAAGTTGCTAATGATGCTGTCGGGAGTATAAGAACAGTAGCTTCATTTTGTGCAGAGGAAAAAATGATGCAACTCTATAGCAAGAAATGCGAGGGTCCATTGCAAACAGGGATTAAGCAAGGGTTGATTAGTGGATCAGGATTCGGACTGTCATTCTTTTTGATGTTTTCTGTTTATGCTACCAATTTCTATGCCGGAGCTCAGCTTGTCAAGCACGGTCACGTAAAATTCTCAGATGTTTTTCAA GTTTTCTTTGGTTTGACAATGGCAACTATTGGAATTACTCAATCAAGCTCCTTTGCTCCTGATTCCAGCAAAGCCAAGTCAGCTGCTGCTTCCATATTTGCAATTATCGACCGCGAGTCTAAGATAGACCTGAGCGATGAGTCCGGGACAACACTAGAAAACGTGAAGGCAGAAATCGAGCTTCATCATGTTAGTTTCAAGTACCCATTAAGGCCAGACATTCAAATTTTCCAAGACTTGAGTTTGTCTATCCATGCTGGCAAG ACTGTTGCTTTGGTTGGAGAAAGTGGGAGTGGGAAATCCACAGTGATTTCATTATTGCAGAGATTTTACGATCCAGATTCGGGACATATCACTCTTGATGGAGTTGAAATCCGAACCCTCCAATTAAAATGGTTGAGGCAACAAATGGGGCTTGTTAGCCAAGAACCTGTTTTGTTTAACGAAACAATCCGTGCCAACATTGCATACGGAAAGGGAGGAAATGCAACCGAGGCAGAAATCTTAGCTGCATCAGAGTTGGCCAATGCTCACAAGTTCATAAGTTCATTACAACAG GGTTACGACACGGTAGTAGGAGAGCGAGGTGTTCAATTATCAGGAGGACAAAAGCAAAGGGTAGCCATTGCACGAGCCATAGTTAAAAGTCCGAAGATACTTCTCCTAGACGAGGCAACGAGTGCGTTGGATGCCGAATCAGAGAGGGTGGTTCAGGATGCATTAGATAGAATCATGGTGAACCGCACAACAGTGGTGGTTGCTCATCGGCTGTCGACAATAAAAAATGCAGATGTGATTGCAGTGGTTAAAAATGGTGtcattgtagagaaaggaaaacaTGACACCTTGATAAATATCAAAGATGGTTTGTATGCATCTTTGGTTGCACTTCACATGAGTGCTTCCGCTTCATaa